One window of the Trifolium pratense cultivar HEN17-A07 linkage group LG2, ARS_RC_1.1, whole genome shotgun sequence genome contains the following:
- the LOC123911205 gene encoding serine/threonine-protein kinase ATM isoform X1 — protein MDVFQAYARPENVDFGFEVKMTENTPVTQSVPQAEAGTGNVDSFNMPMTNTSEKIGGEAGPETVDSANEAKMTFNTPMTNTLEKIGSKAGTEIVDSGNVQQMTGNTQMTNTLEKTGGGVDSRLRRRSKYLSYPYTDGGPGHKDLPAETEESKTPRPPVKAKASRRTRNASNGSISSAKSGGKRFRSNWDRKFISCSIMSSSPEFINASSGDLLSGLYSMAVDCMSPIENKNFDMVEWFFCKRRISEYRDEAELAISLVNENGGKTEKPVANDLVDTKSEKKRKNSKTENAARCKIKPLSGLSDMKASTSTGNCTSSGKKLKQKRKVEEITSMHQLQNAETTINDSGNKCSSVPETPQNHNFLASAKMTGPKKKQKLEAAQVHQGVQSASRVDAKSIGCSSIVIDLQLTPPIPVDIHGKSNGQSKGGLVSKVSNPEIRVYQNKLDGNVTHSNLLVSTAPEAGTASQEGRVGNITNHLLVNTAPHEHPNAEHARAIPDLNNISFESGSRRKESETVNFLSPELKSDHPRSLSACSNRTKTVNFDRVQDNGVSSGTFLFLQFAPGPGVDIPSKDDLLKTFCRFGPLKASETQSIKDNGSAQIVFVRNTDAAEALRNLEQNNPFGATLVGCRLHHPPAVAAPSERFRTPTQPTRPMRIPLQLVKLNLEMMQADLEKSGHTISPQKRAELESGVKNLRQLYEKYSGLN, from the exons ATGGATGTGTTTCAGGCTTATGCAAGGCCTGAAAATGTTGATTTTGGTTTCGAGGTGAAAATGACCGAAAACACCCCTGTGACTCAGTCTGTGCCTCAGGCAGAGGCAGGAACCGGAAATGTTGATTCTTTTAACATGCCGATGACCAACACTTCAGAGAAAATCGGAGGTG AGGCAGGACCTGAAACTGTTGATTCTGCAAATGAGGCAAAAATGACTTTTAACACCCCAATGACCAACACTTTGGAGAAAATCGGAAGCA AGGCTGGAACTGAAATTGTTGATTCTGGTAATGTGCAACAAATGACTGGAAACACCCAAATGACCAACACTTTGGAGAAAACCGGAGGTG GTGTTGACTCCAGACTTCGGAGAAGAAGCAAGTATTTATCTTACCCCTACACAGATGGTGGACCAGGACATAAAGATTTGCCAGCTGAAACAGAAGAATCGAAAACTCCACGTCCTCCTGTTAAAGCAAAGGCTTCACGCAGAACTAGGAATGCTTCAAATGGATCTATTTCATCTGCTAAATCGGGTGGCAAGAGGTTCCGAAGTAACTGGGACAGAAAATTCATCAGCTGTAGTATTATGTCTAGCAGTCCAGAATTCATCAATGCAAGTTCCGGCGATTTACTTTCAGGACTATATTCTATGGCTGTTGATTGTATGTCTCCAATCGAGAATAAAAACTTCGATATGGTTGAGTGGTTCTTCTGCAAACGTAGAATATCAGAGTATCGTGACGAGGCTGAACTTGCCATTTCCCTGGTTAATGagaatggagggaaaacagagaaACCTGTGGCCAACGATTTAGTGGATACCAAAAgtgaaaagaagagaaagaacaGTAAAACGGAAAATGCAGCAAGGTGTAAGATTAAACCTCTTTCTGGCCTATCAGATATGAAGGCTAGTACTTCTACAGGTAACTGCACAAGTTCTGGGAAAAAGCTTAAACAAAAGAGGAAGGTGGAAGAAATAACTTCAATGCATCAGCTGCAAAATGCCGAGACAACTATTAATGACAGTGGCAATAAATGCAGCTCAGTTCCTGAAACTCCGCAAAATCACAATTTCCTTGCTTCTGCGAAAATGACTGggcctaaaaagaaacaaaagttgGAAGCTGCACAAGTGCATCAAGGTGTTCAATCTGCTTCACGTGTGGATGCAAAAAGCATTGGCTGCAGCTCAATAGTAATAGATTTGCAGCTGACCCCACCTATACCTGTTGATATTCATGGGAAAAGTAATGGTCAAAGTAAGGGAGGACTAGTTTCTAAAGTTTCAAATCCAGAGATACGTGTCTACCAAAATAAACTTGATGGAAATGTTACTCACAGTAACTTGTTAGTGAGTACTGCACCAGAGGCTGGTACTGCTTCTCAGGAAGGACGTGTAGGAAATATTACTAATCACTTGTTGGTTAATACTGCACCACATGAGCATCCCAATGCTGAACATGCTAGAGCGATACCTGATTTGAACAACATCAGCTTTGAGTCCGGTTCAAGAAGAAAAGAATCTGAAACTGTCAACTTCCTTTCACCTGAATTGAAGTCAGATCACCCAAGAAGCTTATCTGCTTGTTCGAACCGTACCAAAACTGTCAACTTTGATAGAGTGCAGGACAATGGTGTATCATCCGGAACCTTTCTTTTCCTACAATTTGCTCCAGGACCAGGAGTTGATATCCCATCAAAAGATGATTTGCTGAAAACATTTTGCCGGTTTGGTCCTTTGAAAGCATCTGAAACTCAGTCTATCAAAGACAATGGTAGTGCTCAAATTGTTTTTGTTAGAAACACAGATGCTGCAGAAGCACTTCGTAATTTAGAGCAGAACAACCCATTTGGTGCAACTCTTGTGGGCTGCAGGCTCCATCATCCTCCTGCAGTGGCTGCACCATCAGAGCGATTCAGGACCCCAACTCAACCAACTAGGCCTATGCGAATTCCCCTTCAGCTTGTGAAGCTGAACTTGGAGATGATGCAAGCAGACCTGGAGAAGTCAGGGCACACTATCTCTCCCCAGAAGAGAGCCGAATTGGAAAGTGGAGTAAAAAATCTTCGGCAACTGTATGAAAAGTATTCCGGTTTAAATTAA
- the LOC123911204 gene encoding choline-phosphate cytidylyltransferase 2 — MTSSTTIPHLPPPEDRPVRVYADGIYDLFHFGHARSLEQAKKSFPNTYLLVGCCSDAVTHKYKGKTVMTEDERYESLRHCKWVDEVIPGAPWVINQEFLDKHKIDFVAHDSLPYADTSGAANDVYEFVKAVGRFKETQRTEGISTSDIIMRVVKDYNQYVLRNLDRGYSRKDLGVSYVKEKRLRVNRRLKTLQEKVKEQQEKIQTVAKNAGMHRNEWVENADRMVAGFLEMFEEGCHKMGTAICDRIQESLRGQQSNDDSVLLQNGKDDDDEEYYDDEEDSDEEYFEEYFDNNELNPQINAKDMNKT; from the exons ATGACATCATCCACCACCATTCCTCATCTTCCTCCGCCAGAAGACCGCCCTGTTCGTGTCTACGCCGATGGCATCTACGATCTCTTCCATTTCGGTCACGCTCGTTCCCTTGAACAAGCCAAGAAATC ATTTCCGAATACGTATCTTCTGGTTGGATGTTGCAGTGATGCTGTAACACATAAGTATAAAGGAAAAACCGTTATGACTGAGGATGAACGTTATGAATCTCTCCGTCACTGCAA ATGGGTGGATGAAGTGATCCCGGGTGCACCTTGGGTTATCAATCAAGAGTTTCTtgataaacacaaaattgattttgtagcTCATGATTCTCTTCC ATATGCTGATACTAGTGGTGCTGCAAATGATGTTTATGAATTT GTTAAGGCAGTTGGAAGATTTAAGGAAACACAACGGACTGAAGGTATATCTACATCAGATATAATAATGAGGGTTGTCAAAGACTATAACCAGTATGTGCTGCGTAACTTGGATCGTGGGTACTCAAGAAAAGATCTCGGTGTGAGCTACGTTAAG GAAAAGCGATTGCGCGTGAATAGGAGACTGAAAACTTTGCAAGAGAAAGTAAAAGAACAACAAGAAAAG ATCCAAACTGTTGCAAAGAATGCCGGTATGCATCGGAATGAGTGGGTGGAAAATGCTGATCGTATGGTTGCTGGATTTCTAGAAATGTTTGAAGAAGGTTGCCATAAGATG GGGACTGCCATATGTGATCGAATTCAAGAAAGTTTAAGAGGCCAGCAGTCAAATGATGATTCAGTTCTTCTTCAAAATGGCAAGGATGATGACGATGAAGAGTATTATGATGATGAGGAGGATAGTGATGAAGAAtattttgaagaatattttgatAACAATGAGCTTAATCCCCAGATTAATGCGAAAGACATGAACAAAACGTAA
- the LOC123911205 gene encoding serine/threonine-protein kinase ATM isoform X4 yields MDVFQAYARPENVDFGFEVKMTENTPVTQSVPQAEAGTGNVDSFNMPMTNTSEKIGEAGPETVDSANEAKMTFNTPMTNTLEKIGSKAGTEIVDSGNVQQMTGNTQMTNTLEKTGGVDSRLRRRSKYLSYPYTDGGPGHKDLPAETEESKTPRPPVKAKASRRTRNASNGSISSAKSGGKRFRSNWDRKFISCSIMSSSPEFINASSGDLLSGLYSMAVDCMSPIENKNFDMVEWFFCKRRISEYRDEAELAISLVNENGGKTEKPVANDLVDTKSEKKRKNSKTENAARCKIKPLSGLSDMKASTSTGNCTSSGKKLKQKRKVEEITSMHQLQNAETTINDSGNKCSSVPETPQNHNFLASAKMTGPKKKQKLEAAQVHQGVQSASRVDAKSIGCSSIVIDLQLTPPIPVDIHGKSNGQSKGGLVSKVSNPEIRVYQNKLDGNVTHSNLLVSTAPEAGTASQEGRVGNITNHLLVNTAPHEHPNAEHARAIPDLNNISFESGSRRKESETVNFLSPELKSDHPRSLSACSNRTKTVNFDRVQDNGVSSGTFLFLQFAPGPGVDIPSKDDLLKTFCRFGPLKASETQSIKDNGSAQIVFVRNTDAAEALRNLEQNNPFGATLVGCRLHHPPAVAAPSERFRTPTQPTRPMRIPLQLVKLNLEMMQADLEKSGHTISPQKRAELESGVKNLRQLYEKYSGLN; encoded by the exons ATGGATGTGTTTCAGGCTTATGCAAGGCCTGAAAATGTTGATTTTGGTTTCGAGGTGAAAATGACCGAAAACACCCCTGTGACTCAGTCTGTGCCTCAGGCAGAGGCAGGAACCGGAAATGTTGATTCTTTTAACATGCCGATGACCAACACTTCAGAGAAAATCGGAG AGGCAGGACCTGAAACTGTTGATTCTGCAAATGAGGCAAAAATGACTTTTAACACCCCAATGACCAACACTTTGGAGAAAATCGGAAGCA AGGCTGGAACTGAAATTGTTGATTCTGGTAATGTGCAACAAATGACTGGAAACACCCAAATGACCAACACTTTGGAGAAAACCGGAG GTGTTGACTCCAGACTTCGGAGAAGAAGCAAGTATTTATCTTACCCCTACACAGATGGTGGACCAGGACATAAAGATTTGCCAGCTGAAACAGAAGAATCGAAAACTCCACGTCCTCCTGTTAAAGCAAAGGCTTCACGCAGAACTAGGAATGCTTCAAATGGATCTATTTCATCTGCTAAATCGGGTGGCAAGAGGTTCCGAAGTAACTGGGACAGAAAATTCATCAGCTGTAGTATTATGTCTAGCAGTCCAGAATTCATCAATGCAAGTTCCGGCGATTTACTTTCAGGACTATATTCTATGGCTGTTGATTGTATGTCTCCAATCGAGAATAAAAACTTCGATATGGTTGAGTGGTTCTTCTGCAAACGTAGAATATCAGAGTATCGTGACGAGGCTGAACTTGCCATTTCCCTGGTTAATGagaatggagggaaaacagagaaACCTGTGGCCAACGATTTAGTGGATACCAAAAgtgaaaagaagagaaagaacaGTAAAACGGAAAATGCAGCAAGGTGTAAGATTAAACCTCTTTCTGGCCTATCAGATATGAAGGCTAGTACTTCTACAGGTAACTGCACAAGTTCTGGGAAAAAGCTTAAACAAAAGAGGAAGGTGGAAGAAATAACTTCAATGCATCAGCTGCAAAATGCCGAGACAACTATTAATGACAGTGGCAATAAATGCAGCTCAGTTCCTGAAACTCCGCAAAATCACAATTTCCTTGCTTCTGCGAAAATGACTGggcctaaaaagaaacaaaagttgGAAGCTGCACAAGTGCATCAAGGTGTTCAATCTGCTTCACGTGTGGATGCAAAAAGCATTGGCTGCAGCTCAATAGTAATAGATTTGCAGCTGACCCCACCTATACCTGTTGATATTCATGGGAAAAGTAATGGTCAAAGTAAGGGAGGACTAGTTTCTAAAGTTTCAAATCCAGAGATACGTGTCTACCAAAATAAACTTGATGGAAATGTTACTCACAGTAACTTGTTAGTGAGTACTGCACCAGAGGCTGGTACTGCTTCTCAGGAAGGACGTGTAGGAAATATTACTAATCACTTGTTGGTTAATACTGCACCACATGAGCATCCCAATGCTGAACATGCTAGAGCGATACCTGATTTGAACAACATCAGCTTTGAGTCCGGTTCAAGAAGAAAAGAATCTGAAACTGTCAACTTCCTTTCACCTGAATTGAAGTCAGATCACCCAAGAAGCTTATCTGCTTGTTCGAACCGTACCAAAACTGTCAACTTTGATAGAGTGCAGGACAATGGTGTATCATCCGGAACCTTTCTTTTCCTACAATTTGCTCCAGGACCAGGAGTTGATATCCCATCAAAAGATGATTTGCTGAAAACATTTTGCCGGTTTGGTCCTTTGAAAGCATCTGAAACTCAGTCTATCAAAGACAATGGTAGTGCTCAAATTGTTTTTGTTAGAAACACAGATGCTGCAGAAGCACTTCGTAATTTAGAGCAGAACAACCCATTTGGTGCAACTCTTGTGGGCTGCAGGCTCCATCATCCTCCTGCAGTGGCTGCACCATCAGAGCGATTCAGGACCCCAACTCAACCAACTAGGCCTATGCGAATTCCCCTTCAGCTTGTGAAGCTGAACTTGGAGATGATGCAAGCAGACCTGGAGAAGTCAGGGCACACTATCTCTCCCCAGAAGAGAGCCGAATTGGAAAGTGGAGTAAAAAATCTTCGGCAACTGTATGAAAAGTATTCCGGTTTAAATTAA
- the LOC123911205 gene encoding serine/threonine-protein kinase ATM isoform X2: MDVFQAYARPENVDFGFEVKMTENTPVTQSVPQAEAGTGNVDSFNMPMTNTSEKIGEAGPETVDSANEAKMTFNTPMTNTLEKIGSKAGTEIVDSGNVQQMTGNTQMTNTLEKTGGGVDSRLRRRSKYLSYPYTDGGPGHKDLPAETEESKTPRPPVKAKASRRTRNASNGSISSAKSGGKRFRSNWDRKFISCSIMSSSPEFINASSGDLLSGLYSMAVDCMSPIENKNFDMVEWFFCKRRISEYRDEAELAISLVNENGGKTEKPVANDLVDTKSEKKRKNSKTENAARCKIKPLSGLSDMKASTSTGNCTSSGKKLKQKRKVEEITSMHQLQNAETTINDSGNKCSSVPETPQNHNFLASAKMTGPKKKQKLEAAQVHQGVQSASRVDAKSIGCSSIVIDLQLTPPIPVDIHGKSNGQSKGGLVSKVSNPEIRVYQNKLDGNVTHSNLLVSTAPEAGTASQEGRVGNITNHLLVNTAPHEHPNAEHARAIPDLNNISFESGSRRKESETVNFLSPELKSDHPRSLSACSNRTKTVNFDRVQDNGVSSGTFLFLQFAPGPGVDIPSKDDLLKTFCRFGPLKASETQSIKDNGSAQIVFVRNTDAAEALRNLEQNNPFGATLVGCRLHHPPAVAAPSERFRTPTQPTRPMRIPLQLVKLNLEMMQADLEKSGHTISPQKRAELESGVKNLRQLYEKYSGLN, translated from the exons ATGGATGTGTTTCAGGCTTATGCAAGGCCTGAAAATGTTGATTTTGGTTTCGAGGTGAAAATGACCGAAAACACCCCTGTGACTCAGTCTGTGCCTCAGGCAGAGGCAGGAACCGGAAATGTTGATTCTTTTAACATGCCGATGACCAACACTTCAGAGAAAATCGGAG AGGCAGGACCTGAAACTGTTGATTCTGCAAATGAGGCAAAAATGACTTTTAACACCCCAATGACCAACACTTTGGAGAAAATCGGAAGCA AGGCTGGAACTGAAATTGTTGATTCTGGTAATGTGCAACAAATGACTGGAAACACCCAAATGACCAACACTTTGGAGAAAACCGGAGGTG GTGTTGACTCCAGACTTCGGAGAAGAAGCAAGTATTTATCTTACCCCTACACAGATGGTGGACCAGGACATAAAGATTTGCCAGCTGAAACAGAAGAATCGAAAACTCCACGTCCTCCTGTTAAAGCAAAGGCTTCACGCAGAACTAGGAATGCTTCAAATGGATCTATTTCATCTGCTAAATCGGGTGGCAAGAGGTTCCGAAGTAACTGGGACAGAAAATTCATCAGCTGTAGTATTATGTCTAGCAGTCCAGAATTCATCAATGCAAGTTCCGGCGATTTACTTTCAGGACTATATTCTATGGCTGTTGATTGTATGTCTCCAATCGAGAATAAAAACTTCGATATGGTTGAGTGGTTCTTCTGCAAACGTAGAATATCAGAGTATCGTGACGAGGCTGAACTTGCCATTTCCCTGGTTAATGagaatggagggaaaacagagaaACCTGTGGCCAACGATTTAGTGGATACCAAAAgtgaaaagaagagaaagaacaGTAAAACGGAAAATGCAGCAAGGTGTAAGATTAAACCTCTTTCTGGCCTATCAGATATGAAGGCTAGTACTTCTACAGGTAACTGCACAAGTTCTGGGAAAAAGCTTAAACAAAAGAGGAAGGTGGAAGAAATAACTTCAATGCATCAGCTGCAAAATGCCGAGACAACTATTAATGACAGTGGCAATAAATGCAGCTCAGTTCCTGAAACTCCGCAAAATCACAATTTCCTTGCTTCTGCGAAAATGACTGggcctaaaaagaaacaaaagttgGAAGCTGCACAAGTGCATCAAGGTGTTCAATCTGCTTCACGTGTGGATGCAAAAAGCATTGGCTGCAGCTCAATAGTAATAGATTTGCAGCTGACCCCACCTATACCTGTTGATATTCATGGGAAAAGTAATGGTCAAAGTAAGGGAGGACTAGTTTCTAAAGTTTCAAATCCAGAGATACGTGTCTACCAAAATAAACTTGATGGAAATGTTACTCACAGTAACTTGTTAGTGAGTACTGCACCAGAGGCTGGTACTGCTTCTCAGGAAGGACGTGTAGGAAATATTACTAATCACTTGTTGGTTAATACTGCACCACATGAGCATCCCAATGCTGAACATGCTAGAGCGATACCTGATTTGAACAACATCAGCTTTGAGTCCGGTTCAAGAAGAAAAGAATCTGAAACTGTCAACTTCCTTTCACCTGAATTGAAGTCAGATCACCCAAGAAGCTTATCTGCTTGTTCGAACCGTACCAAAACTGTCAACTTTGATAGAGTGCAGGACAATGGTGTATCATCCGGAACCTTTCTTTTCCTACAATTTGCTCCAGGACCAGGAGTTGATATCCCATCAAAAGATGATTTGCTGAAAACATTTTGCCGGTTTGGTCCTTTGAAAGCATCTGAAACTCAGTCTATCAAAGACAATGGTAGTGCTCAAATTGTTTTTGTTAGAAACACAGATGCTGCAGAAGCACTTCGTAATTTAGAGCAGAACAACCCATTTGGTGCAACTCTTGTGGGCTGCAGGCTCCATCATCCTCCTGCAGTGGCTGCACCATCAGAGCGATTCAGGACCCCAACTCAACCAACTAGGCCTATGCGAATTCCCCTTCAGCTTGTGAAGCTGAACTTGGAGATGATGCAAGCAGACCTGGAGAAGTCAGGGCACACTATCTCTCCCCAGAAGAGAGCCGAATTGGAAAGTGGAGTAAAAAATCTTCGGCAACTGTATGAAAAGTATTCCGGTTTAAATTAA
- the LOC123911205 gene encoding serine/threonine-protein kinase ATM isoform X3, producing the protein MDVFQAYARPENVDFGFEVKMTENTPVTQSVPQAEAGTGNVDSFNMPMTNTSEKIGGEAGPETVDSANEAKMTFNTPMTNTLEKIGSKAGTEIVDSGNVQQMTGNTQMTNTLEKTGGVDSRLRRRSKYLSYPYTDGGPGHKDLPAETEESKTPRPPVKAKASRRTRNASNGSISSAKSGGKRFRSNWDRKFISCSIMSSSPEFINASSGDLLSGLYSMAVDCMSPIENKNFDMVEWFFCKRRISEYRDEAELAISLVNENGGKTEKPVANDLVDTKSEKKRKNSKTENAARCKIKPLSGLSDMKASTSTGNCTSSGKKLKQKRKVEEITSMHQLQNAETTINDSGNKCSSVPETPQNHNFLASAKMTGPKKKQKLEAAQVHQGVQSASRVDAKSIGCSSIVIDLQLTPPIPVDIHGKSNGQSKGGLVSKVSNPEIRVYQNKLDGNVTHSNLLVSTAPEAGTASQEGRVGNITNHLLVNTAPHEHPNAEHARAIPDLNNISFESGSRRKESETVNFLSPELKSDHPRSLSACSNRTKTVNFDRVQDNGVSSGTFLFLQFAPGPGVDIPSKDDLLKTFCRFGPLKASETQSIKDNGSAQIVFVRNTDAAEALRNLEQNNPFGATLVGCRLHHPPAVAAPSERFRTPTQPTRPMRIPLQLVKLNLEMMQADLEKSGHTISPQKRAELESGVKNLRQLYEKYSGLN; encoded by the exons ATGGATGTGTTTCAGGCTTATGCAAGGCCTGAAAATGTTGATTTTGGTTTCGAGGTGAAAATGACCGAAAACACCCCTGTGACTCAGTCTGTGCCTCAGGCAGAGGCAGGAACCGGAAATGTTGATTCTTTTAACATGCCGATGACCAACACTTCAGAGAAAATCGGAGGTG AGGCAGGACCTGAAACTGTTGATTCTGCAAATGAGGCAAAAATGACTTTTAACACCCCAATGACCAACACTTTGGAGAAAATCGGAAGCA AGGCTGGAACTGAAATTGTTGATTCTGGTAATGTGCAACAAATGACTGGAAACACCCAAATGACCAACACTTTGGAGAAAACCGGAG GTGTTGACTCCAGACTTCGGAGAAGAAGCAAGTATTTATCTTACCCCTACACAGATGGTGGACCAGGACATAAAGATTTGCCAGCTGAAACAGAAGAATCGAAAACTCCACGTCCTCCTGTTAAAGCAAAGGCTTCACGCAGAACTAGGAATGCTTCAAATGGATCTATTTCATCTGCTAAATCGGGTGGCAAGAGGTTCCGAAGTAACTGGGACAGAAAATTCATCAGCTGTAGTATTATGTCTAGCAGTCCAGAATTCATCAATGCAAGTTCCGGCGATTTACTTTCAGGACTATATTCTATGGCTGTTGATTGTATGTCTCCAATCGAGAATAAAAACTTCGATATGGTTGAGTGGTTCTTCTGCAAACGTAGAATATCAGAGTATCGTGACGAGGCTGAACTTGCCATTTCCCTGGTTAATGagaatggagggaaaacagagaaACCTGTGGCCAACGATTTAGTGGATACCAAAAgtgaaaagaagagaaagaacaGTAAAACGGAAAATGCAGCAAGGTGTAAGATTAAACCTCTTTCTGGCCTATCAGATATGAAGGCTAGTACTTCTACAGGTAACTGCACAAGTTCTGGGAAAAAGCTTAAACAAAAGAGGAAGGTGGAAGAAATAACTTCAATGCATCAGCTGCAAAATGCCGAGACAACTATTAATGACAGTGGCAATAAATGCAGCTCAGTTCCTGAAACTCCGCAAAATCACAATTTCCTTGCTTCTGCGAAAATGACTGggcctaaaaagaaacaaaagttgGAAGCTGCACAAGTGCATCAAGGTGTTCAATCTGCTTCACGTGTGGATGCAAAAAGCATTGGCTGCAGCTCAATAGTAATAGATTTGCAGCTGACCCCACCTATACCTGTTGATATTCATGGGAAAAGTAATGGTCAAAGTAAGGGAGGACTAGTTTCTAAAGTTTCAAATCCAGAGATACGTGTCTACCAAAATAAACTTGATGGAAATGTTACTCACAGTAACTTGTTAGTGAGTACTGCACCAGAGGCTGGTACTGCTTCTCAGGAAGGACGTGTAGGAAATATTACTAATCACTTGTTGGTTAATACTGCACCACATGAGCATCCCAATGCTGAACATGCTAGAGCGATACCTGATTTGAACAACATCAGCTTTGAGTCCGGTTCAAGAAGAAAAGAATCTGAAACTGTCAACTTCCTTTCACCTGAATTGAAGTCAGATCACCCAAGAAGCTTATCTGCTTGTTCGAACCGTACCAAAACTGTCAACTTTGATAGAGTGCAGGACAATGGTGTATCATCCGGAACCTTTCTTTTCCTACAATTTGCTCCAGGACCAGGAGTTGATATCCCATCAAAAGATGATTTGCTGAAAACATTTTGCCGGTTTGGTCCTTTGAAAGCATCTGAAACTCAGTCTATCAAAGACAATGGTAGTGCTCAAATTGTTTTTGTTAGAAACACAGATGCTGCAGAAGCACTTCGTAATTTAGAGCAGAACAACCCATTTGGTGCAACTCTTGTGGGCTGCAGGCTCCATCATCCTCCTGCAGTGGCTGCACCATCAGAGCGATTCAGGACCCCAACTCAACCAACTAGGCCTATGCGAATTCCCCTTCAGCTTGTGAAGCTGAACTTGGAGATGATGCAAGCAGACCTGGAGAAGTCAGGGCACACTATCTCTCCCCAGAAGAGAGCCGAATTGGAAAGTGGAGTAAAAAATCTTCGGCAACTGTATGAAAAGTATTCCGGTTTAAATTAA